One genomic window of Corticium candelabrum chromosome 9, ooCorCand1.1, whole genome shotgun sequence includes the following:
- the LOC134184664 gene encoding latrophilin receptor-like protein A, with product MCYVFSLGFTFLIVFGEFEAVDIMWLCTLLGFLLHNFALSHSTGSSVIAINLLRSFVIVSTTSPRPVTISRIKTIKQIVLYNIIGWGIPPLIFVTCLVLDKGTNINIDYATEKLCYLQEKVAVLVGFIIPVCIIVLFNLVTFIVLVVSIHRTIKATKMSTSNSCDSNTKRKLRNYAGIFSLLGLT from the coding sequence ATGTGTTATGTCTTCTCTCTTGGATTTACATTTCTGATAGTGTTCGGGGAATTCGAGGCAGTCGATATCATGTGGCTGTGCACATTACTGGGATTTCTTCTCCACAATTTTGCTCTCAGCCATTCTACGGGGTCATCTGTGATTGCAATCAATCTGTTGAGATCATTTGTCATTGTTTCAACGACGTCACCACGACCAGTGACAATAAGTCgaataaaaacaataaagcAAATAGTACTCTACAACATTATTGGATGGGGCATTCCACCTCTTATTTTTGTCACGTGTCTTGTGTTGGATAAGGGCACCAATATAAACATTGATTATGCTACGGAAAAACTTTGTTATTTGCAAGAAAAAGTGGCTGTCCTAGTTGGCTTTATCATACCTGTCTGCATCATAGTGCTCTTCAACTTGGTGACGTTTATTGTTCTGGTGGTGAGCATCCACAGAACCATAAAGGCAACAAAAATGTCCACCTCCAATAGCTGTGACTCAAACACAAAAAGGAAACTGCGCAATTATGCTGGAATATTTTCTTTGTTGGGGCTCACATGA